A genomic region of Enterococcus sp. 12C11_DIV0727 contains the following coding sequences:
- a CDS encoding aldo/keto reductase translates to MKKIQFGTSDLQAASVILGCMRMNGVEKPAEIIETAYEHGIDFFDHADIYGGGECETIFGKALKETSIKREEIIIQTKCGIRKGMFDFSKEHIISSVEGSLKRLGVDYIDALLLHRPDTLVEPEEVAAAFDQLEAQGKVKYFGVSNQKPMQIDLLKKTVKQPLLANQLQFGIKHTGMIDQGIHVNMTDEASVDHDGSILDYSRLNQMTIQAWSPYQYGFFEGVFIGNETFSELNATLDKIAEKHNCTATGLATAWILRHPAQMQVIAGTMNKGRIAEIAKASEIVLSREEWYEIYRAAGNILP, encoded by the coding sequence GTGAAAAAAATTCAATTTGGGACAAGTGATTTACAAGCGGCATCAGTGATTCTTGGTTGTATGAGAATGAATGGAGTTGAAAAACCAGCAGAAATTATTGAGACAGCGTATGAGCACGGTATCGATTTTTTTGATCATGCAGATATTTATGGCGGTGGCGAGTGCGAAACGATTTTTGGTAAAGCATTAAAAGAAACATCGATCAAAAGAGAAGAAATTATTATTCAAACAAAATGCGGGATTCGTAAAGGTATGTTTGACTTTTCAAAAGAACATATCATTTCTTCCGTTGAAGGCAGTTTAAAACGTTTAGGTGTGGATTATATCGATGCATTATTACTTCATCGACCAGATACACTTGTTGAACCAGAAGAAGTTGCGGCTGCTTTTGATCAGCTCGAAGCACAAGGCAAAGTGAAATATTTTGGTGTCAGCAATCAAAAACCAATGCAAATCGATTTATTGAAAAAAACAGTAAAACAACCATTATTAGCAAATCAGTTGCAATTTGGAATTAAACATACTGGAATGATCGATCAAGGTATCCATGTAAATATGACAGATGAAGCAAGTGTAGATCATGATGGCAGTATTTTAGATTATTCTCGTTTAAATCAAATGACCATCCAAGCTTGGTCACCTTATCAGTACGGTTTCTTCGAAGGTGTTTTTATTGGAAATGAAACATTTTCAGAGCTGAATGCCACGTTAGATAAAATCGCTGAAAAACATAATTGTACAGCTACAGGTCTTGCAACTGCGTGGATTTTACGGCATCCAGCCCAAATGCAGGTGATCGCAGGAACAATGAATAAAGGACGAATCGCAGAAATTGCTAAAGCATCAGAGATTGTTTTAAGTAGAGAAGAATGGTATGAAATTTACCGTGCGGCTGGAAATATCTTGCCTTAG
- a CDS encoding helix-turn-helix domain-containing protein, whose translation MDYNEIFDVESKKLLGLFNALRYTDNSKSLDTLSKELGINSKTIIRAIKKLKKLFKRYQLEQQLAIGCRDRNQFYLKRQDDQYLEFFLVQYLNDLPEIIFLKTIIEEKNVTTKQLIGSMLVSESSLRRRAKKINGWLKKFNLHLKRGTWELIGEEEQIRALVFHFIGLLTKKRNHNLCYVQ comes from the coding sequence ATTATAATGAAATTTTTGATGTTGAATCAAAGAAATTACTTGGCTTGTTTAATGCGTTAAGATATACGGATAATAGCAAGTCACTAGATACACTGTCAAAAGAATTAGGAATAAATTCAAAAACAATAATAAGGGCAATAAAAAAATTGAAAAAGCTATTCAAACGCTATCAATTAGAACAGCAATTAGCCATTGGCTGTCGTGATAGAAACCAATTCTATTTGAAAAGGCAGGATGACCAATATTTGGAGTTTTTTTTAGTTCAATATTTAAATGATCTTCCCGAAATCATTTTTCTAAAAACAATTATTGAAGAGAAAAATGTTACTACAAAACAACTAATAGGTAGTATGTTAGTGAGTGAGTCTAGCCTTAGAAGGCGAGCAAAGAAAATAAATGGCTGGTTGAAAAAATTTAACTTACATTTAAAGCGAGGAACCTGGGAGCTTATAGGAGAAGAAGAACAAATTAGAGCATTGGTTTTCCATTTTATTGGTTTGCTTACCAAGAAACGAAACCACAATCTTTGTTATGTACAATAG